The DNA segment TAGAAAAACATTAGTTGATCTTGTCTCTAGGACTGCGAAATCAGTAAAAATCCCTTTTACTGTTGGTGGTGGAATAAATTCGATAGTCACAATAAATGATCTCTTAAGAGCAGGCGCAGATAAAGTAAGCTTGAATTCATCTGCAGTTAAGAATCCAAAAATAATTTCTCAAAGCTCTAAAAAATTTGGAACACAGTGTATTGTGATAGCTATTGATGCAAGAAAAAAACATAATGTATCTAATGAATGGGAAGTCTACGTTAAGGGGGGTAGAGAGAACACTGGTCTAGATGTGGTAAATTGGGCAAAAAAAGTTGAGGAATTAGGAGCTGGAGAAATTTTATTAACTTCTATGGATGGAGATGGGACACAAAATGGATATGACTTATTATTAACTAAAACAGTTGCGAAGGCAGTTAATATTCCTGTTATAGCTTCAGGAGGTGCAGGCTCTTTAGAAGATATTTTTGATGTTTTTACTGAAGGTGAAGCATCTGCAGCACTTTTAGCATCCTTACTTCATGATAAAAAACTTACCATTGAAGAAATAAAATCTTTTCTTATTAACAAGAAACTAATAATAAGGCCGAATGAAAAATAGCTTATTATTATTAATTTTTAAAATGATTAAATATGAGGCATAAAAAAATTAATGAGGTCAAAACTATTTTTAATAATATTTCTTGTAGTTATGACTTTTTAAATAGTTTATTCAGTTTAGGATTACATAGATTTTGGAAAAATAAATTAGTTTATTTATTAAAACCAATTGATGGAGAAGATTGGGCTGATCTTTGTTGTGGAACTGGTGATTTATCCTTTCTGATTTTTAAAAAAGTTAGTCCTAATGGAACTGTTACTGGTATTGATAGTGCAAAAGAAATTTTAAATATTGCAAGGAAAAGGTCCAAATTGATTGGAAATAAATATATATCTTGGGAAATGCAAGACATCTTTGAAATAGATGAAAACTTAAAAAATTATGATGGAATTTGTATGTCTTATGGTTTAAGAAATTTGATGAATGTAGAGGAAGGATTAAAAAAAGTCTTTAATCTTTTAAATAATAGTGGTAGAGCAGGGTTTCTAGACTTTAATCATTCTAAGTTGAATTCTTTAGCTGATTTATTTCAAAAAATATATTTAAGATCTATCGTGGTCCCAATTTCAAAATTTTTCCAATTAAGTAAAGAATATTCTTATATTGAAAAAAGTATTAAAAGTTTTCCGGAAGGAAATAAACTCATGCTTATCGCGAAAAAAGTTGGTTTTAAGAGGGTTGAATATAGGACTATTTTTTTCAATCAAATGGGAATATTAATAGTAGAAAAATAAAAAATGATCTTAACCATTTTTTCTCCAACAAAAAGTACATTTCCCCCATCTTGATATTTCACCTTTTGGTGCAGGACTATTACATAGTTTGCAAATAACCATATTATTATTCTTTATTCTGCTGGGATGATTCTCCCAGATGATTTTTGCGTTAATCTCTTTTTTATCTAAAGTTTGGACTTCATAATTTTGTATTATCTTGATTTCATTTAAACTAATTCCAAATTTGCTAATACTCTCTTTTAAACGGTGCTTGTTATAAATCAATGCCTGCCTCCATTGTGGATGATTTACAGCAATAGTAAGATTTTTTTGATCAATTTTTAATGGTTTGCATGCTCTAGATAATTCAAGACCAATTAACTTTTCCCAATTTTCATTTAGTTTGGATAATTTATCTAGGTCTTCCCATGATTTTTTGAAATTATCAAGACAATTTCTCATTGAAAATGGATATCTTTTATTTAATATTGGTAAATATTTCTTATTCAATTTGTTTAATTAAAACTATAAGATTTAAGATAATTTAATCTATTAAAGATTGCTTGTTTTTTAATATTAAGGTTTTGTGAAAGTTTTAGGTTCTGTAGCTAGGACAGCATTTTATTTCAAAAAAATTCAGGGATTGTGCCCAGATTGGAAACTGCAATACAAATTCAAATGTAGAAGTACTGAATATGAACTAACAAATTTGCTTCAAGATTCTCCTGTCCAGAGAAATAAACCAATAGCAATAGTGGCCAAAGAGCAATTATCAGGGATAGGTCAAAATTCAAGATCATGGTTTTCTCCTAAAGGAGGAATTTGGCTTAGTGCAGCTTATCCAATATTCTCCTCAGAATTTTCAAGTGAGACTTTGAGTCTTTCATTCGCAATTAAGTTATGTGAAATGTTTCAAATGGAATCTATAAATGTTGATTTGAAATGGCCAAATGATATTTTTTATGATTCTAAAAAATTAATTGGATTTTTACCTAGGGTCATAACAAGAGGAAAAGAAATTATTTATATGAGAATTGGTTTGGGAATGAATTTTTCAAATAAAACTCCATTAGAGGGGATTGCTTTATCAGAAATACTTAAAACTAAAAATATATGCGAACATTATTGGACTGCGAAAATTCTTAAAACTATTCATGATTCAGTCGAATTTAATGGTAAAAAAGAATATATTATTGAGAATGCAAATAAATACC comes from the Prochlorococcus marinus str. MIT 9515 genome and includes:
- the hisF gene encoding imidazole glycerol phosphate synthase subunit HisF, with translation MVALRLIPCLDVANGRVVKGVNFVNLRDSGDPVELACRYSEAGADELVFLDIRASVENRKTLVDLVSRTAKSVKIPFTVGGGINSIVTINDLLRAGADKVSLNSSAVKNPKIISQSSKKFGTQCIVIAIDARKKHNVSNEWEVYVKGGRENTGLDVVNWAKKVEELGAGEILLTSMDGDGTQNGYDLLLTKTVAKAVNIPVIASGGAGSLEDIFDVFTEGEASAALLASLLHDKKLTIEEIKSFLINKKLIIRPNEK
- a CDS encoding ubiquinone/menaquinone biosynthesis methyltransferase — protein: MRHKKINEVKTIFNNISCSYDFLNSLFSLGLHRFWKNKLVYLLKPIDGEDWADLCCGTGDLSFLIFKKVSPNGTVTGIDSAKEILNIARKRSKLIGNKYISWEMQDIFEIDENLKNYDGICMSYGLRNLMNVEEGLKKVFNLLNNSGRAGFLDFNHSKLNSLADLFQKIYLRSIVVPISKFFQLSKEYSYIEKSIKSFPEGNKLMLIAKKVGFKRVEYRTIFFNQMGILIVEK
- a CDS encoding DUF721 domain-containing protein — translated: MNKKYLPILNKRYPFSMRNCLDNFKKSWEDLDKLSKLNENWEKLIGLELSRACKPLKIDQKNLTIAVNHPQWRQALIYNKHRLKESISKFGISLNEIKIIQNYEVQTLDKKEINAKIIWENHPSRIKNNNMVICKLCNSPAPKGEISRWGKCTFCWRKNG
- a CDS encoding biotin--[acetyl-CoA-carboxylase] ligase, which translates into the protein MKVLGSVARTAFYFKKIQGLCPDWKLQYKFKCRSTEYELTNLLQDSPVQRNKPIAIVAKEQLSGIGQNSRSWFSPKGGIWLSAAYPIFSSEFSSETLSLSFAIKLCEMFQMESINVDLKWPNDIFYDSKKLIGFLPRVITRGKEIIYMRIGLGMNFSNKTPLEGIALSEILKTKNICEHYWTAKILKTIHDSVEFNGKKEYIIENANKYLTKKQLPRGYNSKYWKIKDVDNNGNLRIYNQTQEKVLKRF